In one window of Macrotis lagotis isolate mMagLag1 chromosome 5, bilby.v1.9.chrom.fasta, whole genome shotgun sequence DNA:
- the LOC141488927 gene encoding sn-1-specific diacylglycerol lipase ABHD11-like, with amino-acid sequence MWRWTWARRGLGGLGWEPPKPPRRPRSSGPRPLPLSYKLLDSQDPQPPLVFLHGLFGSKTNFQSIAKALGQQTGRKVLTVDARNHGESPHSPDASYEAMSADLQALLPQLGLAPCVLIGHSMGGKTAMILALQRPELVERLISVDISPLPIMGVSSFSSYLEAMKSLQIPQELTLSQARKVADKQLCHIIKDINVRQFLLTNLVRTNGQFVWRVNVEALNQQMDKIMDFPLVQQSYSGPTLFLSGANSKYIQPSHHPEIKRLFPQAQILSVPGAGHWIHADQPQDFMARIKCFLS; translated from the exons ATGTGGCGCTGGACGTGGGCGCGCAGAGGCCTCGGGGGGCTGGGCTGGGAGCCCCCAAAGCCGCCCCGCCGGCCCCGGAGCAGCGGGCCCAG GCCCCTGCCCCTCTCCTACAAGCTGCTGGACTCGCAGGACCCCCAGCCGCCCCTGGTCTTCCTGCACGGCCTGTTCGGCAGCAAAACCAACTTCCAGTCCATCGCCAAGGCCCTGGGGCAGCAGACCGGCCGAAAG GTTCTGACGGTGGATGCCCGGAACCACGGCGAGAGCCCGCACAGCCCGGATGCCAGCTACGAGGCCATGAGCGCTGACCTGCAGGCACTGCTGCCCCAGCTGGGCCTGGCCCCCTGCGTCCTCATCGGGCACAGCATGGGGGGCAAGACAGCCATGATCCTGGCACTGCAGCGG CCGGAGTTGGTGGAACGGTTGATCTCGGTGGACATCAGCCCACTACCGATCATGGGCGTCTCCAGCTTCTCCTCCTACTTAGAAGCCATGAAGTCTTTGCAAATCCCCCAGGAGCTGACCCTGTCTCAAGCCCGCAAAGTAGCGGACAAGCAGCTCTGTCACATCATCAAG gaCATCAATGTACGGCAGTTCCTTCTCACCAATCTGGTGAGAACCAATGGGCAGTTTGTGTGGAGGGTCAATGTGGAAGCCTTGAACCAGCAGATGGACAAGATCATGGACTTCCCCCTGGTCCAGCAGTCTTACTCTGGCCCTACCCTCTTCCTCAGTGGTGCCAACTCCAAATACATCCA GCCTAGTCACCACCCCGAGATCAAGCGTCTCTTCCCTCAAGCTCAGATCCTGTCTGTCCCAGGGGCAGGCCACTGGATCCATGCCGACCAGCCACAAGACTTCATGGCCAGAATTAAATGCTTCCTGTCCTAG